Proteins encoded in a region of the Paenibacillus sp. W2I17 genome:
- a CDS encoding cation diffusion facilitator family transporter, which yields MTREHIPSAQAATWSGIAGNMGLAVIKAGVGYMANSKSLLADGLYSASEAGSALAGLFPSKSVRDKSKARRGRYKEHSRVARPGISVLLSVLILMGGLQLAISALGSLSGSEPEAPGKSVLLVAVAALAVKEAIFQFQYRYFRKRNQSQALAYAQQHRRALYCSLTVLIGIIGSMAGEEMGMSMLLYLDPTAALIASCFVLHKGYRMIVDTVYGSLVQELEQEEASDFKETVQRVYGIITIEHLVAREQEHDVTIELVISVNPRISILEAQEIANRAKTLLLTRFSHVKEVQIQAIPYDPGYPYKSNHELPDHEATLIQ from the coding sequence ATGACCAGAGAACATATCCCATCTGCTCAGGCTGCCACATGGAGCGGTATTGCCGGTAATATGGGACTTGCGGTGATCAAAGCGGGAGTCGGTTATATGGCAAACAGCAAATCATTGCTCGCTGACGGCTTGTATTCTGCTTCTGAAGCTGGTTCTGCCCTGGCTGGTCTCTTTCCCTCCAAGTCTGTACGCGATAAGAGCAAGGCTCGCAGGGGACGGTATAAAGAACATTCACGTGTTGCTAGACCCGGAATCTCAGTATTGTTATCTGTGCTGATTCTCATGGGTGGATTGCAGCTTGCCATCTCCGCATTAGGCAGTCTCTCCGGAAGTGAACCGGAAGCACCCGGCAAGTCGGTACTTTTGGTGGCTGTTGCAGCTTTGGCTGTGAAAGAAGCAATTTTTCAATTTCAGTACAGATATTTCCGTAAACGAAACCAGTCTCAGGCGCTGGCCTATGCACAGCAACATCGCCGTGCACTCTATTGTTCGCTCACCGTGTTAATCGGCATTATAGGATCGATGGCTGGTGAAGAGATGGGTATGAGCATGCTGCTCTACCTGGACCCCACGGCTGCGTTGATTGCTTCCTGTTTTGTGCTTCACAAGGGTTACCGAATGATTGTGGACACAGTCTATGGCTCACTCGTTCAGGAACTGGAGCAGGAAGAAGCGTCAGATTTCAAAGAGACCGTACAGCGGGTATATGGCATCATTACCATTGAGCATTTGGTTGCACGTGAACAGGAACATGACGTTACGATTGAGCTGGTCATTAGTGTGAATCCAAGAATCTCAATACTGGAAGCACAGGAGATTGCTAATCGGGCCAAGACACTACTGCTAACCCGTTTCAGTCATGTGAAAGAAGTACAGATTCAAGCGATACCTTATGATCCAGGCTATCCTTATAAATCCAATCATGAACTGCCCGATCACGAAGCGACATTAATTCAGTAG
- the recJ gene encoding single-stranded-DNA-specific exonuclease RecJ — MLYSQYRWNTPNIDLEAAAGLSQALSVSPLVGRLLVSRGVHNEKEAERFLHPDLNQMHDPYLLLGMNEAVPRIKLALEREEHILIYGDYDADGVSSTSLMIHLMRHLGASYDIYIPHRSNEGYGLHNHALDWAHQQGVSLIITVDTGISAVEQIAYAATLGIEVIVTDHHEPPEILPEAFTLINPKLPGCPYPFKGLAGAGVALKLAQALIGEVPGEWMEIAAIGTVADLMPLEGENRVIVSYGIESMRGSRLPGVSALLEISGVDQSQVTSINIAFAMAPRINASGRLDHAGRAVSLLTTENLDEAHTLAGQLDLLNRERQQVVEGILQEATAQLEQKIQLRSGSVPDVIVLAGEGWNVGVVGIVASKLLERYYRPTLILGIDPESGVCKGSARSIEGLDIYEALTVNKHTMDHYGGHPAAAGMTLHRDQLEELEAGLNKFAASVLTEEDFVPQRLADDECRISDVPLKVIQEIDRLQPFGMSNPSPRFVLRSVTVKETRTMGREKRHLKLVLEQDGQQLETVAFGKGALAEFLLPGSVIDVMGELSINEWNGMRKPQLMLQDIHVPQVQVFDLRGNAEPLNAMKHFLSSLEVHLRYKSGSVGAIVRKETDVSEGNSLYEPCLWVYDRRVGLFPCNAAAQHYGQEQVRTLFVFDTPETPEQLDAMLALFSGAENIILLHGSGNRRDRLQMPSRELFKRIYMQVLKWKAEPVEEQEITPVLSRQCGCSPRMITMMLDVFEELSFITRDNGKIAFVDNPPKRELTASRHYQALENMAEIEQVMLDAATPQLTQWMISRMKGVS; from the coding sequence TTGCTTTATTCGCAATACCGGTGGAATACACCGAATATCGATCTGGAGGCGGCTGCGGGACTCTCGCAGGCGCTTTCCGTTTCACCCCTTGTTGGACGTTTGCTTGTGAGTCGAGGAGTGCACAATGAGAAGGAGGCCGAACGTTTTTTGCATCCTGATCTGAATCAGATGCATGATCCTTATCTGTTACTCGGCATGAATGAAGCTGTGCCACGAATCAAGCTGGCATTGGAGCGGGAAGAACATATTTTGATCTACGGGGATTATGACGCTGATGGCGTATCCAGCACATCGCTCATGATCCATTTGATGCGTCATCTTGGGGCTTCGTACGATATATATATCCCTCATCGCTCGAATGAAGGGTATGGATTGCACAACCATGCGTTGGATTGGGCCCATCAACAGGGCGTTTCATTGATAATTACCGTGGACACCGGAATCAGTGCTGTTGAACAGATTGCCTATGCGGCAACGCTGGGCATCGAAGTCATTGTGACAGATCACCATGAGCCGCCTGAAATTTTGCCCGAAGCCTTTACACTTATTAATCCAAAACTTCCAGGATGCCCGTATCCTTTTAAAGGTTTGGCAGGAGCAGGAGTAGCCTTGAAGCTCGCTCAGGCATTAATCGGGGAAGTGCCCGGTGAATGGATGGAGATTGCCGCCATCGGTACCGTTGCCGATCTGATGCCTTTGGAAGGGGAGAACCGGGTTATCGTCAGTTATGGAATAGAATCGATGCGTGGTTCACGTCTTCCTGGTGTAAGTGCATTGCTGGAAATCAGTGGTGTGGATCAGAGTCAAGTGACCTCGATTAATATTGCCTTCGCCATGGCACCACGTATTAATGCCAGTGGACGTTTGGACCATGCAGGACGAGCGGTGTCGCTGCTCACAACTGAGAATCTGGATGAAGCTCATACGCTAGCCGGTCAGCTTGATCTATTGAATCGGGAACGGCAGCAAGTTGTAGAGGGCATATTACAAGAAGCAACGGCACAGTTGGAACAAAAGATACAGCTTCGTTCTGGATCCGTTCCAGATGTAATCGTATTGGCTGGGGAGGGCTGGAACGTCGGAGTGGTTGGTATCGTGGCTTCCAAATTGCTGGAGCGTTATTACCGACCTACACTTATCCTTGGCATCGATCCAGAGAGCGGTGTCTGCAAGGGCTCTGCGCGCTCCATTGAGGGCTTGGATATCTATGAGGCACTCACAGTCAATAAACACACTATGGACCATTACGGGGGACACCCTGCTGCAGCAGGTATGACCTTGCATCGGGATCAGCTGGAAGAACTTGAGGCTGGTTTGAATAAGTTTGCTGCATCTGTATTAACTGAAGAGGACTTTGTACCTCAACGTCTTGCGGATGATGAATGCAGAATCAGTGATGTTCCACTGAAAGTGATCCAGGAGATCGACAGGTTGCAGCCTTTTGGAATGAGCAATCCTTCGCCACGGTTTGTATTGAGAAGTGTGACTGTGAAGGAAACCAGAACAATGGGACGAGAGAAACGACATCTTAAACTGGTTCTGGAACAGGATGGTCAGCAACTGGAAACCGTTGCTTTTGGCAAGGGAGCGTTAGCAGAGTTTCTTCTCCCAGGTTCCGTTATTGATGTGATGGGAGAACTGTCCATCAATGAATGGAATGGGATGAGAAAACCTCAACTGATGCTTCAGGACATTCATGTTCCTCAGGTCCAAGTATTTGATTTGCGCGGTAATGCCGAGCCATTAAATGCGATGAAACATTTCTTGAGCTCACTTGAGGTGCATCTGCGATATAAATCTGGTTCTGTTGGTGCTATTGTTCGGAAAGAAACAGATGTTTCCGAGGGAAATTCATTGTATGAACCTTGCCTTTGGGTATATGATAGAAGGGTCGGGTTATTTCCGTGTAATGCTGCTGCACAGCATTATGGACAGGAACAAGTCCGGACGTTATTTGTGTTTGATACGCCGGAAACCCCGGAACAACTTGATGCCATGCTGGCTTTGTTCAGTGGAGCTGAGAATATCATCCTTCTGCACGGATCAGGCAACCGCCGAGATCGCCTTCAGATGCCTTCCAGAGAACTCTTTAAGCGTATTTATATGCAGGTGTTGAAATGGAAAGCTGAACCCGTGGAGGAACAAGAGATTACTCCTGTGCTCAGTCGTCAGTGTGGTTGTTCGCCGCGCATGATTACGATGATGTTGGATGTATTCGAAGAGTTATCCTTCATTACCCGTGATAACGGCAAAATTGCGTTTGTGGATAACCCGCCTAAGCGTGAACTAACCGCTTCACGTCACTATCAGGCGCTCGAAAATATGGCCGAGATAGAACAGGTGATGCTGGATGCAGCCACACCGCAACTGACACAATGGATGATATCCCGGATGAAGGGCGTATCTTAG
- a CDS encoding adenine phosphoribosyltransferase, translated as MDFKDYIRVIPDFPQPGISFKDITTLLKDGEMYRNAINELKVMVSDLKIDVIAGPEARGFVVGAPLAYALGVGFAPIRKSGKLPGETIEVGYDLEYGKDTLAMHTDAIEKGQNVLIADDLLATGGTIATSINLIEQLGGNVVGAAFLIELSDLNGRAKLPEKIDVFTLMNY; from the coding sequence TTGGATTTTAAAGATTATATTCGTGTCATTCCTGACTTTCCACAACCGGGAATCAGCTTTAAGGACATTACAACATTGTTGAAGGATGGAGAAATGTACCGCAATGCGATCAATGAACTGAAAGTGATGGTTTCTGATCTCAAGATTGACGTTATTGCTGGACCTGAAGCACGTGGTTTCGTTGTGGGCGCCCCTCTGGCATATGCTCTTGGTGTCGGTTTTGCTCCGATTCGCAAAAGTGGAAAACTGCCTGGAGAGACGATCGAAGTTGGTTATGATCTCGAGTATGGCAAGGATACACTCGCGATGCACACAGATGCGATTGAAAAAGGTCAAAATGTCCTGATCGCAGATGATCTGCTCGCAACGGGTGGAACGATTGCAACTTCCATCAACTTGATTGAACAATTGGGTGGGAACGTTGTCGGAGCTGCCTTCCTGATCGAACTGTCTGATCTGAATGGTCGTGCTAAATTGCCAGAGAAAATCGATGTATTCACATTGATGAACTACTAA
- the uraA gene encoding uracil permease, with the protein MQREIQVNQKMPLGSGSLLSLQHLFAMFGSTVLVPNLFGVDPSMILLMNGIGTLLYILMCKGKIPAYLGSSFAFIAPVTSVLKTHPENGYSMALGAFIITGLVFCLVALIIKYAGTGWINVVFPPAVMGAIVALIGLELVPVAAQMAGLINSDPVANPNWVPQAKPIILSMATLGITVIGAVTFRGFPKIIHILIGIVVGYILGYSMGLVDKQAIGNADFLSLPTVTTPTFDWSVVFTILPVALVVIVEHIGHLLVTSSIVGKDLSKDPGLHRSLLGNGVSTILSGFVGSTPNTTYGENIGVMALTRVYSTYVIGGAAVIAIVLSFSGTFSALVANIPVPVMGGVSLLLFGVIAASGLRILVEQKVDFAKPTNLLLTTLVLVIGLSGTEVTFYGIHLKGMALATIVGILMSLLFKLFEVLGWLNDDSQKQPITEKTPD; encoded by the coding sequence TTGCAACGCGAAATTCAGGTTAATCAAAAGATGCCACTTGGCTCAGGTTCACTGCTTAGCCTTCAGCATTTGTTCGCCATGTTTGGCAGTACGGTGCTTGTACCAAACCTGTTCGGTGTTGATCCAAGTATGATCCTGCTGATGAACGGGATTGGAACACTGTTGTACATACTGATGTGTAAAGGAAAGATCCCCGCATACCTTGGGTCCAGTTTTGCCTTTATTGCTCCTGTCACTTCAGTATTGAAAACACATCCAGAGAACGGTTATTCCATGGCACTTGGAGCTTTTATTATAACTGGACTTGTTTTCTGCCTGGTGGCTTTAATTATTAAATATGCCGGGACAGGATGGATCAACGTTGTATTCCCACCAGCAGTTATGGGTGCCATCGTTGCTCTGATCGGTCTGGAGCTTGTACCTGTTGCAGCGCAAATGGCCGGATTGATTAATTCTGATCCTGTTGCTAATCCCAACTGGGTGCCGCAGGCCAAACCCATTATTTTATCCATGGCCACACTCGGTATCACTGTCATTGGAGCCGTAACGTTCCGTGGATTCCCCAAAATCATTCATATTCTAATCGGTATCGTAGTTGGTTATATCCTTGGCTATTCTATGGGTCTGGTTGATAAACAGGCTATTGGAAACGCTGATTTTCTCTCACTGCCAACCGTAACCACTCCTACATTTGACTGGTCTGTTGTCTTCACCATTCTACCTGTAGCACTCGTGGTTATTGTAGAACATATTGGACATTTGCTTGTAACGAGCAGCATTGTAGGCAAGGATCTCTCGAAAGACCCTGGGCTTCATCGTTCCCTGCTTGGTAACGGCGTATCCACCATTCTTTCCGGGTTTGTAGGATCTACTCCCAATACAACCTATGGTGAGAACATCGGTGTTATGGCACTGACTCGCGTATACTCCACATATGTCATTGGTGGTGCAGCGGTTATTGCAATCGTACTCTCCTTCTCAGGAACATTCTCGGCGCTTGTAGCCAACATTCCTGTGCCTGTTATGGGTGGGGTATCCCTGCTTCTGTTCGGAGTTATTGCAGCATCCGGTCTGCGTATTCTGGTTGAACAGAAAGTTGATTTTGCCAAACCGACCAATCTGCTGCTTACTACACTTGTACTGGTCATCGGACTAAGTGGTACAGAAGTTACCTTCTACGGTATTCATCTGAAAGGGATGGCACTGGCAACCATCGTCGGAATCCTGATGAGCTTGTTGTTCAAACTGTTTGAAGTACTGGGTTGGTTAAATGACGATTCGCAAAAACAGCCTATCACTGAAAAAACGCCCGATTAA